In the genome of Dermacentor silvarum isolate Dsil-2018 chromosome 1, BIME_Dsil_1.4, whole genome shotgun sequence, one region contains:
- the LOC125942708 gene encoding neuropeptide-like protein 31, which translates to MTFALVPAIKASNMKATFFLVCLAVVFALATAGGFGYGGYGGFGRFGGGYGGIALVRGFGYGGYGGGYRGFGGYGGGYRGYGGYGGYGGYGFGKGFHG; encoded by the exons atgacatttgcTCTTGTCCCAGCTATCAAAGCAAGCAACATGAAGGCTACG TTCTTCCTCGTCTGCCTGGCCGTCGTCTTCGCTCTGGCTACAGCCGGTGGCTTTGGCTACGGAGGCTACGGAGGCTTCGGGCGCTTCGGCGGTGGCTATGGTGGAATCGCCCTAGTCAGGGGCTTCGGCTACGGAGGCTATGGAGGCGGATACAGGGGATTCGGCGGCTATGGAGGCGGATACAGGGGATACGGCGGCTATGGTGGATACGGTGGCTACGGATTCGGCAAGGGCTTCCACGGATAA